Below is a window of Sciurus carolinensis unplaced genomic scaffold, mSciCar1.2, whole genome shotgun sequence DNA.
GGCATGATCATTCTGACCAAGCTGGACTCCCGCCTGCACAcccctatgtatttttttatcagACATCTGGCTTTCATTGACCTTGACAATTCCACTGCCATTTGTCCAAAGATGCTGGTAAATTTTGTTGTGGATCAAAATACCATTTCCTTTTATGCATGTGCCACCCAGATGGCTTGCTTTATTATGTTCATCATCAGTGAACTTTCCATTTTATCTGTCATGGTCTATGaccactatgtggccatctgcaaccctcTGCTCTACAATGTCATCATGTCTCAGAGACTCTGCCATGTGCTGGTGGGCATTCCATACCTCTATAGCACCTTTCAGGCTCTCTTGTTCCCTATTAAGTATTTCACATCAACCTTCTGTGGCCCTAAGGTCATCAGTCATTTCTACTGTGATGTTGTTCCCTTGTTACCTATGATCTGCTCAGATGCACAAGAAACAGAATGGCTAACAGTCCTATTTTCAGCATTTAATTTGATCTCCTCCCTCCTGGTAGTCTTGGTATCCTATATTCTGATTCTGCTTGCTGTATGTCGAATGCATGGTgcagaaggcaggaaaaaagctttctccacctgtgggtctcatcTGACAGGGGTGGTGGTGTTCTATGGGTCTCTACTTTTTATGTATGTGCAGCCTACATTCACCCACTCCTATGAAACTGATAAGCTAGCCTCTGTATTTTACACATTAGTGATCCCCATGCTTAATCCCTTGATCTATAGTCTAAGgaacaaagaggtgaaaaatgCCTTCCACAGGGTCCTTAAAAATCACTGCAAGGTTTGTATTTAGTATTCagtatggaatatttttataaaaaaacatgaaaaaggcaCCTGTCACATGataatacttctcaaaataattgcatttcttttagCTTGAGCAAAATCTAATTATAACCCATATTACTTCCCTTATGTGTACCCAAGCTGCCTCTCACAGTTTAGATCTTAATAAAATGTGACTTCCTTTCTGTCATTCCTCTCTTGTGATTTAATGCTTCATTATTGATTGGTTCATTATTCCacagaacttcacatttttgTTAAACACATATTaaactatatatttaataaataaactgTATATTTGTTTCTGTCAATTGTTGCTTAGTGAGGTATCTTCCTTAGactgttttcattgtattttactACACTAAACAATGGTATGAAAAAAATGGTTCTCTTTTAGATGGCATGGTTATTTTAGAGGCATCTtggataatataattttaaaaatatttattctggttATACCATCTTTTATTTGAAGAGCGTAAACCAATTGTACTTAAAGATTTAATAATCTTTTTGTGTATATTGCTATTTTCCCATGCTATATATGATAACATTATCTATATTTGTATTACAAGATCTTGAGTTTGAGATTAAGCTATGTATTATGAATACCCACAGTAATAGTCTACTTGGTTGCCAAAATAGGAgaatatcataataaaatgacattttgtaCATGTGTTTTGTATACGacacatagaaaatatttacaaattctaTTTTGATTGTCCTTAtattagttcttgaagttttcatATTGTAAAAACTCTTTTATTTgcttcatatatgtatattatatatctgcctatctatcatctctctctTCAAGATTACTCACCTTAGTTCCATTGACAATTTGGGTTGAATATTATCTTCTGGGTATTAGGCTGTCTAACAGCATAACTAGCTTCTAAATATTATATAGCAACAAAGCAGAAGTTACACTATTGGTATAAAATCACCGAGGTAAAATCACTGTTATATTTATGCTTCAATCTCTTTTTGTATTGATGCATCTTTTCTGAGAGAtggtattattttcaaatatcatacATTGGAAaccacatgtattttatttataatatgttttaaaacaatCTGCAAGATAATATTACATGAAATCTATTGTCTATGCTGATGTCTATATCCAGATAGGATTTCAGATAAACCCATATGCAATTTCACCATCTAACAATGGAGATAATATTCATTCTAATGGTCATCATGCATTGCCCTGACTTGtagacttctttttttctgtctgtttAGTTCTGGACAACTCAGCAGGATCATCCTCACCAAGGTGAACTCTGGGCTAAAAATATGCACTTATATATTTTCTCAGTTACCTGTTTTTCATTGAGCTTTGTTAATCTATAACTTGGTAATGATGCTAAttttttatgaatagaaataaattacaatatttttGACTTCTCAGCAAGATTTCTTTCTTGTGTTCATTATTAGTGAACATTTTAATCTGAAGCATATCCTCTGTGACCATCTTTAACATTCTTCTCTATAGAGCCATTTTGACACTGAGGTTTCTTAGGTGCTGATGACAATCCCCTAGCTCTACTGCACATTCGTGTCTCTTCTGGTCACCATAAAGGCTTTTACTTTATCCTTCTGTGGCACAATGTCATTGGTCATTTCTACTGTGACAGTCTTCCCCTTTTATCTTTGCTCAAATAGAAATTAGTCACAAAGTAAAGGAAAGTGGGTAATAGATTGAACAGTTCTGAAATAAATTATTGTGGCTAGGAAGTAGGTATTAACATTAGTTAACatgctaaaaaagaaataaaggggatgattccattttattaatAGGTGTCCCAAGAAGTTCATcaatctttgagaaaataaaaaacagcagaATTCTTATGAAAATGGCAAATTGCTAATGATTTGTAGTTGGGAGTCTATAAGGATGATGTACAAGGTAGAATCTTCTCAGAAGAAGCAAAGTCCTTGAAGACATTTATTCCCATAAACTTCTGCTTCTTTGAGTCATACCATTTTGTGTTAGCTTCATCAATTTGTAATATTAATTCGAGCACAAGACAATGTCCAACAAA
It encodes the following:
- the LOC124975033 gene encoding olfactory receptor 8K5-like, producing MGQQNLTVLTEFILTGVSRRPELQLPLFGIFLIIYTVTVVGNLGMIILTKLDSRLHTPMYFFIRHLAFIDLDNSTAICPKMLVNFVVDQNTISFYACATQMACFIMFIISELSILSVMVYDHYVAICNPLLYNVIMSQRLCHVLVGIPYLYSTFQALLFPIKYFTSTFCGPKVISHFYCDVVPLLPMICSDAQETEWLTVLFSAFNLISSLLVVLVSYILILLAVCRMHGAEGRKKAFSTCGSHLTGVVVFYGSLLFMYVQPTFTHSYETDKLASVFYTLVIPMLNPLIYSLRNKEVKNAFHRVLKNHCKVCI